The stretch of DNA GATGAAAGACGGAAGGATCGTCGGTTCCATCAATGAGCAGTTGCTTTTCGAATGCATTGTAAAAAATCCCGATCACAAAAATTCTCCGGTGGAAACTATCATGCAACCCGCATTTCCGTTCGTGGATATTTCTACGCCCGTAGAACTTTTGTCGACGATGATCACTCCTGAAAATCCGGCGGTGCTGGTGCGTGAATTTAAAACGGATAAAAATTTCATTATTACGCGGCACGATATCATCAAGGCGCTATGCTGATTTAATTATAGCCCGCCGATTAATCGGTGGGCTATAATTAATCGGTGGGCTATCATGATTACCACCCAACAATTTTTCTGCAACCATTAAAAAGAGAGAATTCCTCCAGCGCAACTTCAAATTTCTCCATAAATTCTTTCTTTTCTTTTTTGTTCATCTTTTTCTCAAGGTGAAATTCCTTCACATAAAATATTTTCTTTTCGCGATCCACTTTCGGGTCGAAGCGCGCTACGAATTCATTGCCATACAGAACCGGTAAACAGAAATAGCCGAATTTTCTTTTGTGTTCGGGCAAATAACATTCGATGGCAAAATCATAATTGAAAATTTTCTTCAGCCGGTCGCGGCGGATGACGAGATTATCGAAGGGAGAAAGAATTGCCAATTGCCGATTTTCAATTTTCAATTTTGAATTTTGAATGAAATCACGTTTGGCAAAATATTTCCCCGTTGAACCAGGGATATTTATTTCTTCAATCGTTCCTTCCTTCAGCAATTTTTTCAATTCTTTTTCTACACTGGTTCTCATTGCTGCCTGGAGGTGTGTGATGTCTTTGAGCGATGCGAATCCGTGTGCGCGCAGGCAGGACGTGATGAGGTAATTGGCAAATTCTTCTTTCGAAGGAAGTGTGGTGTCGATGCAAGAGGGGAGAATCCGTTCGGTGAGGTCATAAACTTTCTGAAATCCTTTTCTTTCTTTCACCATCAGTGTTCCATCCTGGAATAATTGTTCGAGCGCGATCTTCGCCGGCTTCCAGTCGAACCAGCTTCCTCTTGTTTTATCTGTTTCAAAATCTCTTGCCTGCAAAGCTCCTTCCGCTTTTATTTTGTCTGTTACGAAGCGATGCATTTTATTATTTTTTGCGAACCAGTGTTTCTTTCCTTTCCGGAAATCATTTTTGCGGAGCAAACTGAAACGGAAATCTTCCATGGGTAAAAAAGCAGCGGCATGGCTCCAGTATTCGAAGATCTTTTTTTCTTTCATCAATTCGTGCAGGAATTCTTCGCGATGATCTTTCACACGCGACCACAATACGTGATGATGCGCACGCGCAACAACGGAAAGTGTGTCGAGCTGCACATA from Bacteroidota bacterium encodes:
- a CDS encoding YcaQ family DNA glycosylase, which encodes MFVLKADVNALRNSALDAQGLGDHESGKGKTGTLNTIRHLGYVQLDTLSVVARAHHHVLWSRVKDHREEFLHELMKEKKIFEYWSHAAAFLPMEDFRFSLLRKNDFRKGKKHWFAKNNKMHRFVTDKIKAEGALQARDFETDKTRGSWFDWKPAKIALEQLFQDGTLMVKERKGFQKVYDLTERILPSCIDTTLPSKEEFANYLITSCLRAHGFASLKDITHLQAAMRTSVEKELKKLLKEGTIEEINIPGSTGKYFAKRDFIQNSKLKIENRQLAILSPFDNLVIRRDRLKKIFNYDFAIECYLPEHKRKFGYFCLPVLYGNEFVARFDPKVDREKKIFYVKEFHLEKKMNKKEKKEFMEKFEVALEEFSLFNGCRKIVGW